The following are encoded in a window of Pyramidobacter piscolens W5455 genomic DNA:
- a CDS encoding DUF2156 domain-containing protein → MNESYKPLDVSQYGKYREFWLRCDEYSSDMSFVVLWAWQDFFGYEMSWEPELIWMRQTKPDLKWLAPVGNWRRADWDEQLRTHAGDEADFIDVPKSLVRIWQEQLGAKIAAVDDRDSYEYLYNVEELATLAGNKHMKRRNRVNKFRREFNAQYKTLTPEMTEEIKNLQRSWTHDENEFMTRMLAAEGEGILRVLDHWREMGLIGGAIELDGRLIAYTLAEPVTPELIMIHYEKGLPEFHEVYQVINKDFLFYDARSYKIANREEDMGDPGLRHAKLAYLPCGYVEKCNVHWNANA, encoded by the coding sequence GTGAACGAAAGTTATAAACCTTTGGACGTGTCCCAATACGGAAAATACAGAGAATTTTGGTTGCGATGCGACGAATATTCGTCGGACATGAGCTTTGTGGTCCTCTGGGCGTGGCAGGATTTCTTCGGCTACGAGATGAGCTGGGAACCCGAATTGATCTGGATGCGCCAGACCAAGCCCGATCTGAAATGGCTGGCGCCGGTGGGGAACTGGCGCCGCGCCGACTGGGACGAACAGCTGCGGACGCACGCGGGCGACGAAGCCGATTTCATCGACGTGCCCAAATCGCTCGTCAGGATCTGGCAGGAACAGTTGGGCGCGAAAATCGCGGCCGTGGACGATCGCGACAGCTACGAGTACCTCTACAACGTCGAAGAGCTGGCGACGCTGGCCGGCAACAAGCACATGAAGCGCCGTAACCGCGTCAACAAGTTCCGCCGCGAGTTCAACGCCCAGTACAAGACGCTGACGCCGGAGATGACCGAGGAAATCAAAAATCTGCAAAGATCCTGGACTCACGACGAGAACGAATTCATGACCAGGATGCTGGCCGCCGAGGGCGAGGGCATCCTGCGAGTGCTCGACCACTGGCGGGAAATGGGCCTGATCGGCGGCGCCATCGAACTGGACGGCCGGCTGATCGCCTACACGCTGGCCGAACCGGTCACACCCGAGCTGATCATGATCCATTACGAAAAAGGCCTGCCCGAGTTCCACGAAGTCTATCAGGTCATCAACAAGGATTTTCTGTTCTACGACGCCCGCAGCTACAAGATCGCCAACCGCGAGGAAGACATGGGCGATCCCGGCCTGCGCCACGCCAAGCTGGCCTACCTGCCCTGCGGCTACGTGGAGAAATGCAACGTCCACTGGAACGCCAACGCCTGA